The genomic segment CACAAACACACCTTATTTTAGTGGAGTAATCGACACGTTAAGATAACAAAAAAAGGCGAGCCAATGGCTCACCTTTTTCGGTTAAAACGATTATTCTAAACCTGTCGGTATTAGAGATTAGTTTTAATGGTATTTAATAATGCTGACGGTGGTTGGTAACCCGGCACTAACACCCCGTTTTCTAAAACGATTGCAGGTGTTCCATTGATACCAAATGCTTGACCGAGGCGGTATTGCTCCTCAATGTTTGCATCGCAGCTTGCAGCTTTTACATTGCCACCCGTTTTAGCATCAGTCATAGCTTGTAGCGGATCTTTAGCACACCATACCGCTTCCATTTCTTGGGCATTTGCTGATGGAATACCTGCACGAGGGTAAGCTAAATAACGAGCTGTAATGCCTAAATCGTTATAACCGTCCATTTCTTGGTGTAACTTACGACAATAACCACAATCCACATCAGTAAAGATGGTTACGACATGTTTTTCATTTTTCGCTTTGTACACCAACATGTCGTCTTCAAATGGCTTGAGCATATCAACACGAGGGCCCGCTAATGCAGCCTCGGTTAAGTTTTGCATACCATTCTTTAAATCATACATATTGCCATGTAGTAACTTAGTACCATCTGGAGAAACGTACAAAATGCCACGGTCAGTCAAGGCTTGATACAATCCGTCAATCGGTGATGATTGAATTTTCAATACATTAACGCCAAGCACATCAGAAACCTGCTGTTTCAGCTCTGCTTCATTGGGAATATCTGAGGCTGATGCGGCATGTAATAGTGGCGCAACAGCAAGGGTCATAGCAAAAGAGAATGCTTTTGTTAACTTCATTAAAAAATCCTATTTGATAAAACTGATGAGTCAGCTAATTACATAGACCAGAGTTTGACGGCAAAAGTTACAGAGAATGTCATATTAAAGCAACTATATCCCGCTCATTGCTGGCGATATGTATCAATTTTTATGTAACAAGAGACATCATGCACAACGCATTAGCCCCTTGGATGATG from the Shewanella japonica genome contains:
- the dsbC gene encoding bifunctional protein-disulfide isomerase/oxidoreductase DsbC; translation: MKLTKAFSFAMTLAVAPLLHAASASDIPNEAELKQQVSDVLGVNVLKIQSSPIDGLYQALTDRGILYVSPDGTKLLHGNMYDLKNGMQNLTEAALAGPRVDMLKPFEDDMLVYKAKNEKHVVTIFTDVDCGYCRKLHQEMDGYNDLGITARYLAYPRAGIPSANAQEMEAVWCAKDPLQAMTDAKTGGNVKAASCDANIEEQYRLGQAFGINGTPAIVLENGVLVPGYQPPSALLNTIKTNL